A genome region from Sebastes umbrosus isolate fSebUmb1 chromosome 22, fSebUmb1.pri, whole genome shotgun sequence includes the following:
- the LOC119481557 gene encoding uncharacterized protein LOC119481557 has protein sequence MTLPRDFVAFLTFIMVIMMMMVCHCKADWPPPPRNLKVVWLDNFTVNVSWLEPDGLSGRDVWYKYDDEKTSSVDCKKWRNFTEMLLTEETNSDRWTYFVWTAGLGPLACNSRNHSTIMNITIEAKKPRAEVKDIRCFTSLNERNCSWTPGSQSFNLSYRICGAPDNKRLETCDQPYSSATRNGCVLKADAGVDICVHVDFGNKSSSFKAKHEIHSPKMSIREVGDHLNLSWTPPEIGIGCSWVYKVCYKRCKQPEVCRNQTIQQGETHQMQIIYDRSCRYEFKSKVSAGADCLTVSSDFSDVVHYGTNEPPDETLTVVAIVIPIILSVCMILSCYCFRRHSSIICPIIPDPSAIFKEMMMNGNKELKTTTGSLYTPVPEPIEPCKITLVTENRENS, from the exons ATGACTCTTCCTCGGGACTTTGTCGCTTTTTTAACCTTCATtatggtgataatgatgatgatggtgtgccACTGTAAAGCAG ATTGGCCTCCTCCACCCAGAAATCTGAAAGTTGTATGGCTCGACAACTTTACGGTGAACGTGTCCTGGCTGGAGCCCGACGGTCTGTCGGGCCGTGACGTCTGGTACAAATACGATGATGAAAAAACTTCT TCTGTGGATTGCAAGAAATGGAGAAATTTCACAGAAATGCTTCTCACAGAAGAGACCAATTCTGATCGCTGGACGTACTTCGTTTGGACCGCTGGACTTGGCCCTCTAGCCTGCAACAGTAGGAATCACAGCACGATCATGAACATTACCATTGAAGCCAAAAAGCCCCGAG CCGAAGTGAAGGACATCAGATGTTTCACCTCCCTCAATGAAAGGAACTGTTCCTGGACCCCAGGAAGTCAATCGTTTAACCTCTCCTATAG GATTTGTGGAGCCCCTGACAATAAGCGTTTAGAAACGTGTGATCAGCCTTACAGCAGTGCGACGAGGAATGGTTGTGTCCTGAAAGCTGACGCCGGCGTTGAcatctgtgtgcatgtggaCTTTGGAAATAAGTCAAGCTCCTTTAAAGCTAAACATG AGATACATTCACCTAAGATGAGCATCAGAGAAGTTGGAGATCACCTCAATCTGAGCTGGACACCTCCAGAGATCGGAATAGGTTGTAGCTGGGTATACAAGGTCTGCTACAAGCGGTGCAAACAGCCCGAA GTGTGTCGGAATCAAACGATACAACAGGGAGAGACGCATCAGATGCAGATCATCTACGATAGAAGCTGCCGTTACGAGTTCAAATCCAAAGTCAGCGCGGGTGCAGATTGCCTGACAGTATCCAGCGACTTCAGCGATGTTGTACATTATG GTACAAATGAGCCTCCTGATGAGACGCTGACTGTGGTTGCCATCGTCATCCCcatcatcctgtctgtctgcatgatTCTGTCCTGCTACTGCTTCAGGAG gcacAGCTCCATTATTTGCCCCATCATACCAGATCCTTCAGCAATATTCAAGGAAATGATGATGAACGGAAACAAAGAACTTAag ACCACAACAGGGAGTCTGTACACGCCGGTGCCAGAACCCATCGAACCCTGCAAAATCACCCTTGTTACCGAAAACAGAGAAAACTCCTGA